A single window of Asticcacaulis sp. MM231 DNA harbors:
- a CDS encoding TonB-dependent receptor → MITSTKKSGLLTGTASMAVLAVLSLSGMAHAQDAAAPAPAADETIVVVTGQRAQLKSSQKIKKDLDVIVNSVTAVDIGALPDRSVADALQRISGVTIQRAAEANDPIRMTAEAGGVEIRGLQWVRSETNGRDIFSAKNGRGLSWGDVSADLLAGVDVYKNASADMIEGGIGGTVNLRTRLPFDQKKPIMAFSVDATEGDLQKKNHYSASAIYSNRWDTSIGEIGALLNYSLVSEGNMTNVIAVDRYNQVGDKLIPNTMGWRTIEWNQKRTAINGALQWRPSDDLEFTLSVLNAKAEPKNTEYNVGFYNDSSEFSSADSMATYQYDSNGVFKSGTVKNAGITSNTRYGEDHNETTDVSLHGRWNVNDKLTLAGDVQYVRSTANVLSNTAFLQIANKVDASIDISGDLPVIGISSPNTTADPSTYWWSAAMDHIEKNQGKEIAARIDGDYEIDAGWLKSFKFGVRTTDKDYITRQSTYNWGFLSAQYWGNAGNTEYATDTGSGTYDIRDFSNFMNGDVPVPGTVVFPDASVVNQGTAATAAMLASANTSGWGWSPLQDFTGGTNGNGLNSQNEKTTAGYITAKFGGEVNGHILDGNFGVRVVETKSDGESYIYMAVPTTAQPCVTNCDVYNDVFTFTGGNGNPFFQSYGGSHKYTNTLPSLNVRLKWSDQLQFRFAASKGMVRPDLAWLSPYTALSSSFTLTTAGELTDYQLTGSGGNPDLKPIEANQYDLTAEWYFSPTGSFTVDLFKKDLSNYIYNGTQTETYTNNGITLDFEVARRFNGSVEGKAEGFEVAYQQFYDFLPAPFNGLGVQANYTHINSSGGRNSGATDGSALNALPLEGMSPDSYNAALMYEKYGISARLAYNWRSKYLYTTSAANVNRPLWSDDYGQLDGSIFYTINANYKIGVQAVNLGHSTTKQLVSSDLTNPLETQWYSAIKTDRRISVVLRATY, encoded by the coding sequence ATGATAACCTCTACGAAAAAATCGGGCCTGCTCACAGGCACCGCTTCCATGGCCGTTCTGGCCGTTCTGTCGCTTAGCGGCATGGCTCACGCGCAGGATGCCGCGGCACCCGCCCCTGCGGCCGACGAAACGATCGTGGTTGTCACCGGCCAACGCGCCCAGCTCAAGAGCTCGCAAAAGATCAAAAAAGATTTGGACGTCATCGTCAACTCGGTCACCGCCGTCGATATCGGCGCCCTGCCCGACCGTTCGGTCGCCGACGCTTTGCAACGCATTTCCGGCGTCACCATCCAGCGCGCGGCTGAAGCCAATGATCCGATCCGCATGACGGCTGAAGCCGGTGGCGTCGAAATCCGCGGCCTGCAATGGGTGCGTTCTGAAACCAACGGACGAGATATTTTCTCGGCCAAGAACGGTCGCGGCCTGTCCTGGGGTGACGTCTCCGCCGACCTGCTCGCCGGCGTGGACGTTTACAAAAACGCATCGGCTGACATGATCGAAGGCGGCATAGGTGGCACGGTTAACCTGCGCACACGCCTGCCTTTTGACCAGAAGAAACCTATCATGGCATTCTCTGTCGACGCGACCGAAGGCGATCTGCAAAAGAAGAACCACTATTCCGCCAGCGCCATCTATTCGAACCGCTGGGATACATCGATCGGTGAAATCGGCGCACTGCTTAATTATTCGCTGGTCAGCGAAGGCAATATGACCAATGTCATCGCCGTTGATCGTTACAATCAGGTTGGCGACAAGTTGATACCGAATACAATGGGCTGGCGCACCATCGAATGGAACCAAAAGCGCACCGCCATCAATGGCGCTTTGCAATGGCGCCCGAGCGATGATCTGGAATTCACCCTTTCGGTGCTGAATGCCAAAGCCGAGCCGAAGAACACCGAATACAATGTTGGTTTCTATAACGACAGCAGCGAATTTTCGTCGGCAGATTCCATGGCTACCTACCAATATGACTCCAACGGCGTCTTCAAAAGCGGTACGGTCAAAAATGCGGGCATCACGTCGAATACACGTTACGGCGAAGACCATAATGAAACGACCGATGTTTCGCTGCACGGCCGTTGGAATGTGAATGACAAGCTGACACTTGCGGGCGACGTGCAGTATGTTCGCTCCACCGCCAATGTGCTCTCGAACACGGCGTTTTTGCAAATTGCCAACAAGGTAGACGCGTCAATCGATATCAGCGGTGACCTACCGGTGATCGGCATTTCATCGCCCAACACCACTGCCGATCCGTCGACCTACTGGTGGTCGGCTGCGATGGATCATATCGAAAAGAACCAAGGCAAGGAAATCGCCGCCCGTATCGACGGCGACTACGAGATCGATGCAGGCTGGCTCAAAAGCTTCAAGTTCGGCGTCCGCACAACGGACAAGGACTACATTACCCGCCAATCGACTTACAACTGGGGCTTCCTGTCTGCCCAATACTGGGGCAATGCCGGCAATACCGAGTATGCAACCGATACGGGTTCAGGTACCTATGACATACGCGATTTCAGCAACTTCATGAATGGCGACGTGCCTGTTCCAGGCACAGTGGTGTTCCCGGACGCCTCCGTCGTCAATCAAGGCACGGCTGCAACCGCTGCCATGCTGGCTTCCGCGAACACCTCGGGCTGGGGCTGGAGTCCGCTCCAGGACTTCACCGGCGGTACAAACGGTAATGGTCTTAATTCGCAAAACGAAAAAACAACGGCCGGCTATATCACAGCCAAATTTGGCGGAGAAGTGAACGGTCATATCCTGGATGGTAACTTCGGTGTTCGCGTCGTAGAGACCAAATCTGACGGTGAAAGCTACATTTACATGGCGGTGCCGACCACGGCCCAGCCCTGCGTGACCAACTGCGATGTTTACAATGATGTCTTCACCTTCACGGGTGGCAATGGCAATCCCTTCTTCCAGTCCTACGGCGGGAGCCATAAATATACGAACACGCTGCCGAGCCTGAATGTGCGCCTGAAATGGAGCGACCAGCTTCAATTCCGCTTTGCTGCATCCAAAGGCATGGTTCGTCCTGATCTCGCCTGGTTGAGCCCCTATACAGCTCTCAGTTCCAGCTTCACGCTGACAACTGCCGGGGAACTGACGGATTACCAACTGACAGGTTCGGGTGGCAATCCCGATCTTAAGCCGATTGAAGCCAATCAATATGACCTCACGGCCGAATGGTATTTCTCGCCCACCGGCAGCTTCACGGTGGATCTGTTCAAGAAGGACCTGTCGAACTACATCTACAACGGTACCCAAACTGAAACCTACACCAACAACGGCATCACCCTTGACTTTGAAGTGGCGCGCCGCTTCAACGGAAGTGTCGAAGGTAAGGCCGAGGGCTTCGAAGTCGCTTACCAGCAGTTCTACGATTTCCTTCCCGCGCCGTTCAATGGCCTGGGCGTCCAGGCGAACTACACCCATATCAACTCGTCGGGTGGCCGTAACTCCGGCGCAACCGATGGCAGCGCACTCAACGCCCTGCCGTTGGAAGGCATGTCGCCGGACAGCTACAATGCGGCGCTCATGTATGAAAAGTACGGTATCTCGGCTCGCCTGGCCTACAACTGGCGTTCCAAATACCTCTACACCACGTCGGCAGCCAACGTAAATCGTCCGCTGTGGTCTGACGACTATGGTCAGCTCGATGGCTCAATCTTCTATACGATCAATGCGAATTACAAGATCGGCGTCCAGGCAGTGAATCTGGGTCACTCCACCACCAAGCAACTGGTATCCAGCGATCTGACCAACCCGCTGGAAACCCAATGGTATTCGGCCATCAAGACGGACCGTCGTATCTCCGTCGTGCTGCGCGCCACGTACTAA